From the Maioricimonas rarisocia genome, one window contains:
- a CDS encoding vWA domain-containing protein encodes MIQLQFPEFLLLAIPLALACQRWGSFRFDWRWLVPVAAWILFVLIWQPVPWWAHLWLIVPILVSVRHWLRETGVTGGIRLALVALLLLALTGPEWNLGGRGLDVVIVADRSRSMPPEGARHLQELIRNIETARGTGDRVGIVTFGTEAAVERGLSADALLENYTREVPPDGSDLHDALLTALRVIDPNRPARVVVLSDGEANGPPPISAARRARERNVPIDFRIFERQRVGDAAVRSISLPETVAPREPFQFSVEVSADRDVAGTLTVLRDGRPIAKREATFFVGNNRLSFRDLIEQPGMHNYSVRLDVPDDPLDENNTGLGLVRVDAGPRVLVLTDDGSEGNLVRALRGARLPVDVGVVGEHPLTQDSLDPYRAVVLENVAASKLGRVKMERLGQFVEDLGGGLLMTGGMRSFGQGGYYNSPLDDVLPVSMEMREEHRKTRVAIAVALDRSGSMAVPVAGGATKMDLANLGTAECVRLLSSGDSVAVIAVDSSPHVIQPLTPVHDAEAINSKVLKIESLGGGIFVYEALVAAGEELMKADQATKHVILFSDAADSEEPGSYRALLEQYRDAGITVSVIGLGSDADADAGLLKDIAQRGEGNIMFTTDPQELPRLFTEDTMSIARNSFIEKDPETQPAGIPAALLPDSRLMGNLPGIEGGEARSFPASDGYNLSYLKPDATAAVISQDEYQAPWSAFWYRGLGRVAAITVEVDGQYSGTFGRWDGYDDFLVTHLRWLLGSESPDDVFVDVQREGQDASVTIELDPDRPDKGSGESPQLIIVPPGQERTEPITPDLTWIGPDTLQARFPMDRVGSYRTLVVDENKPRNRGFTRGPAVTLPYSPEFAPRDGLPSGAETLEEMASLSGGIARTNVLEVFDDPPRTASTRSMLPWLFAAGIVLLLLEIAGRRLSLWERLPQPQWEGLPSPAGWLPRLPRMRRMPSLRRRRAAPAEPQPTVTPDHQPAPSPRPATETKPKKPAVDVYAQAKHRAKKRTR; translated from the coding sequence ATGATTCAGCTTCAGTTTCCCGAGTTTCTCCTTCTCGCCATTCCACTCGCCCTGGCTTGCCAGCGCTGGGGCAGCTTCCGTTTCGACTGGCGGTGGCTGGTGCCGGTTGCCGCCTGGATCCTCTTCGTTCTCATCTGGCAGCCGGTTCCCTGGTGGGCCCATCTGTGGCTGATCGTCCCGATCCTGGTCTCGGTGCGGCACTGGCTGCGGGAAACCGGCGTGACCGGTGGCATTCGACTCGCGCTGGTCGCGCTGCTGCTGCTCGCTCTGACAGGACCGGAGTGGAACCTCGGAGGCCGCGGCCTCGACGTCGTGATCGTGGCCGATCGCTCCCGATCGATGCCCCCCGAGGGGGCCCGCCATCTGCAGGAACTGATCCGTAACATCGAGACGGCCCGCGGAACGGGCGATCGTGTCGGCATCGTGACCTTCGGCACCGAAGCGGCCGTCGAACGGGGTCTCTCGGCCGATGCGCTGCTCGAGAACTACACCCGCGAGGTTCCGCCCGACGGCAGCGATCTGCACGACGCCCTGCTGACGGCGTTGCGGGTCATCGATCCGAACCGACCGGCTCGCGTCGTGGTTCTGTCCGATGGCGAAGCAAACGGTCCGCCCCCGATCTCCGCCGCCCGCAGGGCCCGCGAACGCAACGTTCCCATCGATTTCCGCATCTTCGAACGCCAGCGGGTCGGCGATGCCGCCGTCCGCAGTATCTCCCTTCCCGAGACCGTCGCCCCGCGCGAACCGTTCCAGTTCTCGGTCGAAGTGAGTGCCGACCGGGACGTTGCCGGCACACTTACGGTGCTGCGGGATGGTCGGCCGATCGCGAAACGGGAAGCGACGTTTTTCGTCGGCAACAACCGGCTCTCGTTCCGCGATCTCATCGAGCAGCCGGGCATGCATAACTACAGCGTCCGGCTGGATGTCCCCGATGATCCGCTCGACGAGAACAATACCGGGCTGGGCCTCGTGCGCGTCGATGCCGGTCCGCGCGTCCTCGTCCTGACCGACGACGGCAGCGAAGGAAACCTCGTACGGGCTCTCCGCGGAGCACGCCTGCCGGTCGATGTTGGCGTGGTCGGCGAACATCCGCTCACGCAGGACTCGCTCGATCCCTATCGGGCGGTCGTGCTCGAGAACGTCGCTGCCTCGAAGCTCGGCCGCGTGAAGATGGAACGGCTCGGCCAGTTCGTCGAAGACCTGGGGGGCGGTCTGCTGATGACCGGCGGGATGCGGAGCTTCGGCCAGGGAGGCTACTACAACAGCCCGCTCGACGACGTGCTCCCGGTCTCGATGGAGATGCGCGAAGAACACCGCAAAACACGCGTCGCCATCGCCGTCGCGCTGGACCGCTCCGGCTCGATGGCCGTCCCTGTCGCCGGCGGCGCGACCAAGATGGACCTGGCCAACCTCGGAACCGCCGAGTGCGTCCGCCTGCTCTCCTCGGGTGACAGTGTCGCCGTCATTGCCGTCGACAGCTCACCGCACGTCATCCAGCCCCTCACCCCTGTCCACGATGCCGAGGCAATCAACAGCAAGGTGCTCAAGATCGAAAGCCTCGGCGGCGGCATCTTCGTGTACGAGGCGCTTGTCGCGGCTGGCGAGGAGCTGATGAAAGCGGACCAGGCCACGAAGCACGTCATCCTGTTCTCCGATGCCGCCGACAGCGAAGAACCGGGCAGTTACCGGGCTCTGCTCGAGCAGTACCGGGATGCGGGGATCACCGTGAGCGTGATCGGTCTGGGGAGCGATGCCGACGCTGATGCCGGGCTCCTCAAGGACATCGCGCAGCGGGGTGAAGGGAACATCATGTTCACCACCGACCCGCAGGAGCTCCCCCGCCTGTTCACCGAAGACACGATGAGCATTGCCCGCAACAGCTTCATCGAGAAAGACCCCGAAACGCAGCCGGCCGGCATCCCTGCCGCGCTCCTTCCCGACTCCCGTCTGATGGGGAACCTGCCCGGCATCGAAGGGGGCGAGGCCCGCAGCTTTCCCGCCTCCGACGGCTACAACCTCAGCTACCTCAAACCGGACGCCACCGCTGCCGTGATCTCGCAGGACGAATACCAGGCTCCCTGGTCTGCCTTCTGGTATCGCGGTCTGGGACGAGTTGCCGCCATTACGGTCGAGGTGGACGGCCAGTACTCCGGCACGTTCGGCCGGTGGGACGGCTACGATGATTTTCTGGTGACGCACCTCCGCTGGCTGCTTGGCAGCGAGAGCCCCGACGACGTCTTTGTCGACGTCCAGCGCGAAGGTCAGGATGCCTCGGTCACGATCGAACTCGACCCCGACCGCCCTGACAAGGGTTCGGGCGAGTCGCCGCAGCTGATCATCGTCCCGCCGGGGCAGGAACGGACCGAACCGATCACGCCGGACCTCACCTGGATCGGCCCCGACACGCTGCAGGCCCGATTTCCGATGGATCGCGTCGGCTCGTACCGCACGCTCGTCGTCGACGAGAACAAGCCACGCAACCGTGGCTTCACCCGCGGCCCGGCAGTCACGCTCCCCTACTCTCCGGAGTTCGCTCCCCGCGACGGCCTGCCGAGCGGTGCGGAGACACTCGAAGAGATGGCCAGTCTCAGCGGGGGCATCGCCCGGACGAACGTGCTCGAGGTGTTCGACGACCCGCCTCGCACGGCGTCGACGCGTTCGATGCTTCCCTGGCTGTTTGCTGCGGGGATTGTGCTGCTGCTGCTCGAGATTGCCGGCCGCCGCTTATCATTGTGGGAACGTCTGCCGCAACCACAGTGGGAAGGCCTGCCCAGCCCGGCCGGCTGGCTGCCCAGGCTCCCGCGGATGCGTCGCATGCCGTCGCTTCGCCGTCGTCGTGCTGCCCCGGCTGAGCCGCAGCCGACAGTCACGCCGGACCATCAACCCGCGCCATCCCCGCGTCCTGCCACCGAGACGAAGCCGAAGAAGCCGGCCGTCGACGTGTATGCCCAGGCGAAGCACCGGGCGAAGAAGCGCACGCGGTGA
- a CDS encoding serine/threonine protein kinase, producing MSASRSRMSGFVNARARSVVRSLSATNIFLRRQIWIWPIIAAIVLGTIGWFLRQAIEQQLRMEMASEMETILRTDVKAMQIWLRSEEENAKSAAGNAELREVMLQLVEMAEQEETTQLDLLTSEELADFRERMQPIVDARGYQGYAVLTRGGRVAASELNEPVGMVLPAAEAEELWAHVDEHGATVTRPRKSIVALRNEEGLPQAGVPTMFALAGVPDETGETALMLGLRIRPEDEFTEILHIARAGESGETYAFDRDGVLISQSRFDDQLRLIGLVTENTDSILNLSVRDPGRNLVEGFRTQVPRSQQPLTRMATSAIAGESGVDVDGYRDYRGVPVIGAWTWLPEYEFGVATELDRAEAYRPLVILRSAFWGLFALLAAAALAIFVFTIIVARLNREARMAELEAKRLGQYTLDEKLGEGGMGVVYRAHHAMLNRPTAVKFLSVDGTNEEALVRFEREVKLTSQLNHPNTIAVYDYGRTDEGTFFYAMEYLDGIDLEELVTRFGPQPPGRVISILTQICGSLDEAHGQGLIHRDVKPANIVLNRRGGLYDFVKLLDFGLVKAVDSRKQASLTASGSMSGTPLYLSPEAIQHPEEVDHRSDLYAVGAVGYYLLTGTTVFDGASVVDIVRQHVEATPDRPSQRLGRDVDTDLENVLLRCLAKPANERPDSANALRTMLQECKATTSWSETDARKWWSLNSPLESNGNTAGTATVIQAATVVGAEPPDAVSEDS from the coding sequence ATGTCTGCCAGTCGATCCCGCATGTCGGGTTTCGTCAACGCCCGGGCCCGCAGCGTCGTGCGTTCGCTGTCGGCAACGAACATCTTTCTGCGGCGGCAGATCTGGATCTGGCCCATCATTGCCGCAATCGTGCTCGGCACGATTGGCTGGTTTCTGCGGCAGGCGATCGAGCAGCAGCTGCGTATGGAGATGGCCTCGGAGATGGAGACCATTCTGAGGACCGACGTGAAGGCAATGCAGATCTGGCTGCGGTCCGAGGAAGAGAACGCGAAGTCTGCTGCCGGCAATGCGGAACTGCGTGAGGTCATGCTCCAACTGGTCGAGATGGCCGAGCAGGAGGAGACGACGCAACTCGATCTGCTGACGAGCGAGGAGCTGGCAGACTTCCGTGAGCGGATGCAGCCGATCGTCGATGCGAGAGGATACCAGGGATATGCGGTACTTACGCGCGGTGGACGGGTAGCGGCATCGGAACTGAACGAACCGGTGGGGATGGTGTTGCCCGCTGCCGAGGCCGAAGAACTCTGGGCCCATGTGGACGAACATGGGGCCACGGTGACGCGTCCCCGCAAGAGTATTGTTGCCTTGCGCAACGAGGAGGGGCTGCCGCAGGCCGGCGTCCCCACCATGTTTGCGCTCGCGGGCGTCCCGGACGAAACCGGCGAAACGGCGCTGATGCTCGGCTTGCGGATCCGGCCGGAGGACGAGTTCACCGAGATTCTGCACATTGCGCGAGCGGGCGAGAGTGGCGAGACCTACGCATTCGACAGGGACGGCGTGCTGATATCGCAAAGCCGGTTCGACGACCAGCTCCGGCTGATCGGGCTGGTGACAGAGAATACGGATTCGATCCTGAACCTCTCGGTCCGCGATCCCGGCCGGAACCTTGTCGAGGGCTTTCGCACACAGGTCCCCCGGTCACAACAGCCGCTGACGCGCATGGCGACTTCCGCGATTGCCGGGGAATCAGGCGTCGACGTGGATGGCTATCGTGACTACCGCGGTGTGCCGGTCATCGGCGCGTGGACGTGGCTGCCCGAGTACGAATTCGGCGTGGCGACCGAGCTGGACCGGGCCGAGGCGTACCGTCCACTCGTGATCCTACGGTCGGCCTTCTGGGGATTGTTCGCGCTGCTGGCGGCAGCCGCACTGGCGATCTTCGTCTTCACGATCATCGTGGCCCGACTGAACCGGGAAGCGCGGATGGCCGAGCTGGAGGCGAAACGGCTGGGGCAGTACACCCTCGATGAGAAGCTTGGCGAAGGGGGAATGGGGGTCGTCTACCGCGCCCACCATGCGATGCTGAATCGACCGACCGCCGTCAAGTTTCTGAGTGTCGACGGGACGAACGAGGAAGCCCTCGTCCGATTCGAACGGGAAGTGAAGCTGACCAGTCAGTTGAACCATCCCAACACGATCGCCGTCTACGACTACGGCCGGACGGATGAGGGGACGTTCTTCTACGCGATGGAGTACCTCGACGGGATCGACCTCGAAGAGCTGGTGACGAGATTCGGTCCGCAGCCACCGGGACGGGTGATCTCGATCCTTACTCAAATCTGCGGATCACTGGACGAAGCGCACGGACAGGGACTGATCCATCGGGATGTGAAGCCCGCGAACATCGTGCTCAATCGCCGGGGTGGTCTGTACGACTTCGTCAAGCTGCTCGACTTCGGGCTGGTGAAGGCGGTCGACTCGCGCAAGCAGGCGTCGCTGACTGCCTCAGGCTCGATGTCCGGGACTCCGCTGTATCTCTCGCCGGAAGCAATCCAGCATCCTGAAGAGGTCGACCACCGCAGCGATCTGTACGCGGTCGGTGCGGTCGGGTACTACCTGCTGACCGGAACGACGGTGTTCGATGGGGCCAGTGTTGTGGACATCGTGCGGCAGCACGTCGAAGCGACGCCCGATCGTCCTTCCCAGCGGCTGGGACGGGATGTCGATACCGATCTCGAGAACGTGCTGCTGCGGTGCCTGGCGAAACCGGCGAATGAACGTCCCGATTCGGCCAACGCCCTGCGGACGATGCTGCAGGAGTGCAAAGCCACCACCAGCTGGTCCGAAACGGACGCGCGGAAGTGGTGGAGCCTGAATTCTCCGCTGGAGAGCAACGGCAATACGGCGGGAACGGCCACTGTCATTCAGGCAGCGACGGTTGTCGGAGCGGAGCCGCCGGATGCAGTCAGCGAAGACAGCTGA
- a CDS encoding DUF420 domain-containing protein produces the protein MASPTPSRHTLIPVLLALLAMTSTGLVRADDATAPANPDVTAEAAEAVETIIVTPSDDPNPPVTQLDPDSPPEPWDPAEIGEFELVDQLGRPVTKESLLGRPWVANFIFTRCAHQCPAMCMKIKEILERLEDSDVRFVTITVDPEHDDVERMAQFADIYSADPDNWLFVTGEPGEVYRLIRKGFKVAAWENFGSDRLPGFEFAHSMSLVHVGPDGRVMGKYNSQIDEELVTMRRVLDGRIETPPAHRPVPPVEAEPDFRNVPARNVPPWVMRLPTTNATLNGLATLLLIVGFIAIKSGNVQLHKQMMLYAFATSIAFLMFYLTYHFALHHYTGESSRKFTGTGTIRTVYLSILLTHVVLAAAVPVLASLTIYRAWRQQWDKHKFIARITFPIWLYVSVTGVIIYFMLYHLPTA, from the coding sequence ATGGCATCGCCTACGCCTTCACGCCACACATTGATTCCGGTCCTGCTCGCCCTGCTGGCGATGACTTCGACCGGTCTCGTTCGGGCCGACGACGCGACTGCTCCCGCCAATCCCGATGTCACGGCTGAAGCCGCCGAGGCGGTCGAGACGATCATCGTCACCCCGTCAGACGATCCGAACCCGCCGGTTACGCAGCTCGATCCCGACAGCCCTCCCGAACCCTGGGATCCTGCCGAGATTGGAGAATTCGAACTGGTCGACCAGCTTGGCCGTCCCGTCACAAAGGAATCGCTGCTCGGCCGTCCCTGGGTCGCCAACTTCATTTTCACGCGGTGCGCTCATCAGTGCCCGGCGATGTGCATGAAGATCAAGGAGATCCTCGAGCGTCTGGAAGACAGCGACGTTCGCTTCGTCACGATCACCGTCGATCCCGAACATGACGACGTCGAGCGGATGGCCCAGTTCGCCGACATCTACTCTGCCGACCCGGACAACTGGCTGTTCGTCACGGGCGAGCCGGGCGAGGTCTACCGGCTGATCCGCAAAGGGTTCAAGGTGGCCGCGTGGGAGAACTTCGGCTCCGACCGCCTGCCCGGCTTCGAGTTCGCCCACTCAATGTCGCTGGTGCACGTCGGTCCCGACGGCCGCGTTATGGGGAAGTACAACAGCCAGATCGACGAGGAACTGGTCACCATGCGGCGGGTGCTCGACGGCCGCATCGAGACGCCGCCGGCACACCGCCCCGTCCCACCGGTCGAGGCCGAGCCGGACTTTCGCAACGTGCCGGCCCGGAACGTCCCGCCATGGGTCATGCGGCTGCCGACGACGAACGCCACGCTCAACGGCCTGGCCACGCTGCTGCTGATCGTCGGCTTCATCGCGATCAAGTCGGGCAACGTTCAACTGCACAAGCAGATGATGCTGTACGCGTTCGCCACGTCGATCGCCTTCCTGATGTTCTACCTGACGTACCACTTCGCGCTGCATCACTACACGGGCGAGTCGTCTCGGAAGTTCACCGGGACCGGCACCATCCGCACGGTCTATCTGTCGATACTGCTCACGCACGTCGTGCTCGCCGCCGCTGTCCCCGTGCTGGCCTCGCTGACGATTTACCGTGCCTGGCGGCAGCAGTGGGACAAGCATAAGTTCATTGCCCGCATCACGTTCCCGATCTGGCTTTACGTCTCCGTCACCGGAGTTATCATTTACTTCATGCTGTATCACCTGCCGACGGCATGA
- a CDS encoding ABC transporter permease — MTDAASIPDPADDRSQPAATREGGYLLPIWGLTSREIVRFVRQRSRLIGAFAQPVIFWFLFGVGLSGSFRMPGTEEGSLSYQEYFLPGVAAMIVLFTSIFSAISVIQDRNEGFLQGVLVSPVPRLAVVLGKLTGGTLLAGVQALLFLILAWGLQTTGVVSTIQWDATPLRWIATTGVLLLTGLGMCALGYLFAWKLDSVQGFHAIMSVLLFPMWLLSGAFFPAAGSGWLKWIIAVNPLTYGVAAIRWAMYPADSAAVAGLPSLPVSLGVTVAFAAICIAADVWMTTHSRA, encoded by the coding sequence ATGACCGACGCTGCTTCGATCCCTGATCCGGCCGACGACCGCAGCCAACCGGCCGCGACGCGTGAGGGAGGCTACCTGCTGCCAATCTGGGGACTCACCTCCCGTGAGATCGTCCGGTTCGTGCGTCAGCGGTCCCGCCTGATCGGAGCGTTTGCCCAGCCGGTCATCTTCTGGTTCCTGTTCGGCGTGGGACTGAGCGGCTCGTTCCGGATGCCCGGCACCGAAGAAGGAAGCCTCTCCTACCAGGAGTATTTCCTTCCCGGCGTGGCGGCGATGATCGTCCTGTTCACCTCGATTTTCTCGGCAATCTCGGTCATTCAGGACCGCAACGAAGGATTCCTGCAGGGAGTCCTCGTCTCCCCTGTCCCTCGCCTGGCGGTCGTTCTGGGAAAGCTGACCGGCGGAACGCTGCTGGCCGGCGTGCAGGCCCTGCTGTTCCTGATTCTCGCATGGGGACTACAGACCACGGGCGTCGTCTCTACAATTCAGTGGGATGCGACGCCGCTACGGTGGATCGCCACGACGGGCGTGCTGTTGCTGACCGGTCTGGGAATGTGCGCTCTGGGTTACCTGTTTGCCTGGAAGCTCGACTCGGTGCAGGGATTTCACGCCATCATGAGCGTGCTCCTGTTCCCGATGTGGCTGCTTTCGGGAGCGTTTTTCCCGGCCGCCGGCAGCGGATGGCTGAAGTGGATCATCGCCGTCAATCCGCTCACGTACGGAGTCGCAGCGATCCGCTGGGCGATGTACCCGGCCGACTCCGCAGCGGTCGCCGGCCTGCCCTCCCTGCCAGTCAGTCTCGGTGTGACGGTCGCCTTCGCCGCGATCTGCATCGCCGCCGACGTCTGGATGACCACCCATTCACGCGCCTGA
- a CDS encoding ABC transporter ATP-binding protein, with the protein MSDVPAILVDALNHHYGERQALCDVSFTVATGGIFGLLGPNGGGKTTLFRILGTLLPLQSGRAAVCGHDVASEPAAVRRQLGVTFQSPSLDGKLTVAENLKYQGYLYGLSGASLRSRMDQMLARVGLSDRSRDIVDTLSGGLKRRVEIAKSLLHGPRVLLLDEPSTGLDPGARHDLWRTLQRLRDDGVTVLVTTHLMEEAQRCDRLGILSQGSLVALGEPEELQASVGGDCLTIQSNAPDPLAESIRQQFGLDVQKLGEALRIESGNGHELVRDLVAAFPDQIRAIALGKPTLEDVFIQRTGHRFWEEDQAEPQTASAH; encoded by the coding sequence ATGTCCGATGTACCCGCCATCCTCGTTGACGCGCTGAATCATCACTACGGTGAGCGGCAGGCACTCTGCGATGTCAGCTTCACGGTGGCGACAGGTGGCATCTTCGGACTGCTCGGCCCCAACGGCGGCGGCAAGACGACACTGTTCCGCATTCTCGGCACTCTGCTCCCCCTGCAGTCCGGCCGCGCAGCCGTCTGCGGACACGACGTCGCCAGCGAACCGGCCGCGGTCCGACGGCAACTCGGCGTGACGTTCCAGTCGCCGAGCCTGGACGGCAAACTGACCGTCGCCGAAAACCTGAAGTACCAGGGCTACCTCTACGGCCTCTCCGGAGCGTCGCTGCGCAGCCGGATGGACCAGATGCTCGCCCGCGTGGGTCTGTCCGACCGGAGCCGGGACATCGTCGACACGCTCTCCGGCGGGCTCAAGCGGCGTGTCGAGATCGCCAAGTCGCTGCTGCACGGTCCCCGCGTCCTGCTGCTCGACGAACCGAGCACCGGCCTGGACCCGGGGGCCCGGCACGATCTGTGGCGGACGCTTCAGCGACTGCGCGACGACGGAGTCACCGTCCTCGTCACCACGCACCTGATGGAAGAAGCCCAGCGCTGCGACCGCCTGGGAATCCTCAGCCAGGGAAGCCTCGTCGCGCTCGGCGAACCGGAAGAGCTGCAGGCCTCTGTCGGCGGTGACTGCCTGACCATCCAGAGCAATGCCCCCGATCCGCTCGCCGAGAGCATCCGCCAGCAGTTCGGGCTCGACGTCCAGAAGCTGGGAGAGGCTCTGCGAATCGAGAGTGGCAACGGCCACGAACTCGTTCGCGATCTCGTCGCTGCCTTCCCCGACCAGATCCGCGCCATCGCCCTGGGCAAGCCGACACTCGAAGATGTGTTTATCCAGCGGACCGGACACCGCTTCTGGGAAGAAGACCAGGCGGAGCCTCAGACCGCCTCCGCACACTGA
- a CDS encoding cytochrome C oxidase subunit IV family protein translates to MAYEETSHEHSDHGHAHPNYMMVFVALCICTILSVIFDVLPWNRATVAILVLAVAVAKAQFVMRYFMHLKFEGRWKYVLLLPTAILACGLPLALAPDIGLHYYTVDVPQVRHQGEPARPIEVPEGTDAGEEHDGH, encoded by the coding sequence ATGGCTTACGAAGAAACGTCTCACGAACATTCGGATCATGGCCACGCCCACCCGAACTACATGATGGTGTTCGTGGCGTTGTGCATCTGCACCATCCTCTCGGTCATATTCGACGTCCTCCCCTGGAACCGGGCCACCGTCGCCATCCTCGTGCTGGCTGTGGCGGTCGCCAAGGCTCAGTTTGTGATGCGGTACTTCATGCACCTGAAGTTCGAAGGCCGCTGGAAGTACGTGCTGCTGCTGCCGACCGCGATCCTCGCCTGCGGCCTGCCCCTCGCGCTCGCTCCCGACATCGGACTGCACTACTACACCGTCGACGTGCCGCAGGTTCGCCATCAGGGTGAGCCGGCCCGACCGATCGAAGTCCCCGAAGGGACCGACGCCGGCGAAGAGCACGACGGACACTGA
- a CDS encoding cytochrome c oxidase subunit 3: MSHSHNTPTVKMGLPIPNSKLGMWLFLGTEIMFFTAFIGSYIVLYFGSSGWPTDPHVTHINVLAGGINTFVLICSSYAVVVAHEAMGQRKFNRAWTWLAVTFGLSFVFLGIKAIEYKGKFDHDIIPGHIAETDAQAIDKVVHEMDTALDVWLNDLIPGDEPPHAKRIALIEEIESEETNPDRKETLKDFQRLDREFNSLRDSVVDNKLTLPQVAHRLEDLRHIAYVETASGEAMVGVFDDGTLDEHAHDAEHGEGHESEHSEAHVEAGHDHPQLAEGQVAILTDDEWTTMPAEQVTTRYFLYEDVLSSVHHPQPILYGNIFASTYFLMTGFHAIHVVVGIILFGIVLLQGSKLNERWTDWVENSGLYWHFVDLVWIFLFPLLYIIPGI, translated from the coding sequence ATGTCGCACTCGCACAACACGCCGACCGTGAAGATGGGACTTCCCATCCCCAACTCGAAGCTGGGGATGTGGCTGTTCCTCGGCACCGAGATCATGTTCTTCACGGCGTTCATCGGTTCGTACATCGTGCTCTACTTCGGATCGTCCGGCTGGCCGACCGATCCGCACGTCACCCACATCAACGTGCTCGCCGGCGGCATCAACACCTTCGTGCTGATCTGCTCCAGCTACGCCGTCGTCGTCGCCCACGAGGCGATGGGACAGCGCAAGTTCAACCGCGCGTGGACCTGGCTGGCGGTCACCTTCGGGCTGTCGTTCGTCTTCCTGGGCATCAAGGCCATCGAATACAAGGGGAAGTTCGATCACGACATCATCCCCGGCCACATCGCCGAAACCGATGCTCAGGCGATCGACAAGGTCGTCCACGAAATGGACACCGCCCTGGATGTCTGGCTGAACGATCTGATTCCCGGTGACGAACCGCCCCACGCGAAACGGATCGCCCTGATCGAAGAGATCGAGTCGGAAGAGACCAATCCCGATCGCAAGGAAACGCTCAAGGACTTCCAGCGGCTCGACCGCGAGTTCAACAGCCTGCGCGACAGCGTCGTCGACAACAAGCTGACGCTTCCCCAGGTGGCGCATCGCCTGGAGGACCTGCGGCACATCGCCTACGTCGAGACCGCCAGCGGCGAAGCAATGGTCGGCGTCTTCGATGACGGAACCCTGGACGAACACGCTCATGACGCCGAACATGGCGAAGGTCACGAAAGTGAGCATTCCGAAGCCCACGTCGAAGCCGGTCACGATCACCCGCAACTGGCCGAAGGTCAGGTCGCAATCCTGACGGACGACGAGTGGACGACCATGCCCGCCGAACAGGTGACCACCCGGTACTTCCTCTACGAAGATGTTCTGTCGTCGGTTCACCATCCGCAGCCGATCCTGTACGGCAACATCTTCGCGTCGACGTACTTCCTGATGACGGGGTTCCACGCGATTCACGTCGTGGTCGGCATCATCCTGTTCGGTATCGTGCTGCTGCAGGGTTCGAAGCTGAACGAACGCTGGACCGACTGGGTCGAAAACAGCGGCCTGTACTGGCACTTCGTCGACCTGGTCTGGATCTTCCTGTTCCCGCTGCTGTACATCATCCCGGGAATCTGA
- the cyoE gene encoding heme o synthase produces MSTASTTSTVQSVDTATRPVAWPVDRPRLSAYIELAKPRISVMVLITVSVGYAVGARGQWDLVPLLHALLGIGLVATASGCLNQLIERRTDARMLRTADRPLPSGRLTPSEVLLFATFCGVFGTLWLVTFVNLLTALLTAATLLMYVFAYTPLKRHTSLCTAIGAIPGALPPVLGWTAAGGSLDTGAFALFAILFLWQFPHFLAIAWLYREQYGMAGLKMLPARSEKTPIVGLLAAGYALALIPVSFLPRVIGLAGDSYLFMAVLLGAVYAAAAIRFLRDRSVRTARGVLWASLVYLPSLWLTLTLDHVRMLQ; encoded by the coding sequence ATGAGCACTGCCTCCACCACGTCGACGGTCCAGTCAGTCGACACCGCCACCAGGCCCGTTGCCTGGCCGGTCGACCGCCCCCGCCTTTCCGCCTATATCGAGCTGGCCAAGCCACGCATCTCGGTGATGGTGCTGATCACCGTCTCGGTCGGGTACGCCGTCGGGGCCCGTGGACAGTGGGACCTCGTCCCGCTGCTGCATGCCCTGCTGGGGATCGGACTGGTTGCCACCGCCTCGGGCTGCCTGAATCAGCTGATCGAACGCCGCACCGACGCCCGCATGCTGCGGACCGCCGACCGCCCGCTCCCGTCGGGCCGGCTGACTCCGTCGGAAGTCCTGCTGTTCGCAACGTTCTGCGGCGTGTTCGGAACACTCTGGCTGGTGACGTTCGTCAATCTGCTCACCGCACTGCTGACCGCGGCCACGCTGCTGATGTACGTGTTCGCCTACACCCCCCTGAAGCGGCACACCTCGCTTTGCACGGCCATCGGTGCCATCCCGGGCGCGCTGCCGCCGGTGCTGGGCTGGACGGCCGCCGGTGGGTCGCTCGACACGGGTGCGTTTGCCCTGTTTGCGATCCTGTTCCTGTGGCAGTTCCCGCACTTTCTGGCGATTGCCTGGTTGTACCGCGAGCAGTACGGGATGGCGGGGCTGAAGATGCTGCCCGCCCGCTCCGAGAAGACGCCGATCGTCGGGCTGCTTGCCGCCGGCTACGCCCTGGCACTCATTCCGGTCAGCTTCCTGCCGCGTGTCATTGGACTTGCGGGGGACAGTTACCTGTTCATGGCGGTATTACTCGGTGCCGTGTACGCGGCGGCCGCGATTCGTTTTCTTCGTGACCGCTCTGTCCGGACGGCGCGTGGAGTCCTGTGGGCGTCGCTGGTGTACCTGCCGTCGCTATGGCTGACGCTGACGCTCGACCACGTTCGGATGCTGCAGTGA